The Spea bombifrons isolate aSpeBom1 chromosome 4, aSpeBom1.2.pri, whole genome shotgun sequence genome segment TGGGTAGGAAAAGTACAGAGTACACCTGCAGATCTGCAAAAGCCTGCAAAGACTTGGTGTTACGTGAAGCTGATGTGTTTATTGGCTTTATCGTTCGAACAATTGTCTCAATCGGGCAATAAAGTGACTTGGATTCTATGCCTGCAACCCTCGGGGAAATGGTTTAACTGtttgtgtgcgggggggggcagacataACCCAGTGAATTCAGTGTATCCTCATGCCTAATAACTTAATAACGGGTTTAAATCCCGTAACACGCTGCCCTCTTGTTGCCGCTGCCGTGCTCTAACGTGCGCTTCTCCCGCAGGTTTATCCAGCCCTGCCGCAGCATGTGTGTCGCCGTGAGAGACAGCTGTGCCCCGGTGCTCGCCTGCCGTGGCCAGTCGTGGCCGGAGAGTTTAGACTGTGATCGCTTCCCACGGGGTGAGGACATGTGCCTGGCCCCACTCAGCAAGGACTACATCTACATGTACAAAGGTGAGGACTCCTACCGCACCCACGGGGGCTCATGGACTCATAAACCCTTTCAATCCCTCGgggtatattaataaaaataattatggccAATAGCCAATATCATATTGTTATACTACTGGAAGATAAGTCTCCATTAGTTAATGATGATGACCTCCAATGTCACTTGAGTGATTTGTTACTATACAATTGTATATTACTCTATTATTAGGGTGAATGTACCATTAAcaagtgtgttttattttattttttcattctagAAATACCACAACCAGTTTGCCAAACCTGCCCAGCTATTGAAGAGTCTGTGTTAACCAAGTCAGTACTGGATGCATTCTGTGACAACAGCTTTGGTGAGTatgagtatgaatgtgtgtgtgacagtAAGGGCATTGCTGGGTTAATCCATGATCTGGGGGCTTTAACTCACACCTATCTACATCACATCCTCTACAGTCCCCACAAAACATCCACTgcaaatacattacatatactctatatgtatattatgattatttattgttttatatagcgccatcaaattctggaGCGCCATACTGTAAGGTTGCGTTTTTAATACCCTCTACATGCTGATCTCCCACACTCAGGACTTTGGTAGCCTCATACTACCCAGTAACAGCCCCTTGTCAATTTAATTTCATGCCACCCATACCTTGAGTGGTACTCAGCACAACCTCTGACAAATACCATATTCATTTACAATGTAGTAACATTACCCATAGTACTATATCCAATGCATGGAGAAGTAGTTCTGGACATCAGCATCACAGTCTCTTGTGATTTTGTGTCCCTCTTCAGCAAAGGTTCCCATTTTACATTACAAAGAAACTCCCTAAATGGATTATATACAGCATGTGGCCCGTCACCAAGACCTCCAACTATGACTTTACATTTCAATAGAAACGTATGGATACTGTTAATCACACGGTGCCAAGGGGATAAAAAAACATAGGGCTTTTCTCTTGCAATGCTTACCCCCTGGGATCTCAAAAGGTTTAAAACTTAGTCAATGGTAATGCCAGCGACTATAAACAATGTATAGTATATAATGTGAATTAGTACCGCAGTTGATTAACTatgcttctttttttccttcagcCGTGAAAGTTAAGTTGTCAAAAAGGATGGCATCTTCTGGGTTCTATCAATATGAGACAGACGGTCACATTGAATTTATTAACCAAGGACATCTCCTTCCATATGACACCCGTAATATGATTTCACGGTGGATGCTTATCAATGAAAGATGTTCAGAGGAGATGGTTCCCAGCACTCGACCCGTGATTTACGTCATTGTGGGTGAGATCCAGTTTGGCAAGGCTGTGGTGAACAGGATTTTCCACTGGCAGAAGAAGGACTTTCAGCTGACCCAAGCTATTAGAAAATGGAGACaccataaatgttaaaatagtaaTCATACTTCAATTTGTAAATATTCATGGCACTATTTCTACCTGAACAAAGTGtaaatagctatatatatatatacaaatatattataaatgtaaagaCTTTTTATCGTGGCTTCTTAGAGATGGATACAAGTGAATCTTCTGCCACgctgtaaatgtaaatatacaatTGTAGCAAGCAATTATGTGTGTGAACTGTGAAATAAACACCACTATAAAATTAGAATATTTATAGCAGTCTGGTTGTTCTTTATTTCTGCATCTCAAGAACACCTCTACGGCACTGAATTTTATCGGACCCCTAACCTATACTCATTGTATTATTACAAAGGGCTTGTGCTCATTAATGGCATAACACTATTTAATGGAACAGCCATGCCTTTTTctgttctatatattttttttaaatatggatcCTAATATCGATCCAATGAGCAGTGTGTATAAAGTATTGCAGTACTCAGGAGGGGTTgctaaacataaattaaaaattttggGGTTCTATCATGTATTCATTCAGAACAAAACATGGCGATACAGCAAAGCGGATGTAAAAattggtttcttttttgttacacCAGCTTTGAAGGTGCTGGTGTGGAATCAGCGGCATTGAACATGTCAATATGCCCCTAATCAGAGTCCCTGTGCTGTCTAGTTTTTGTATGAGGTTAAATTGAAATAGGGGAGCAAAGTGATCTGCCAATATTCCAATTATGAAAACTGGAATGCACATGTTGCAATTTAGACCCcacaatgtgcaaaaaatgccaTGCCCATGTGTGTGGGTTATTGCTGAATATAAAACATGAGTTGTTTCTGTTCTTGTACATACCCTGGTAAATCTGTTAAACTTTATTGCAGAAGTGAAGGTCTTCCTATCCAATTATTTCATCAGTGTCTTAGTTCTTATTAATACTCATGTGAAGATATTCTCAAAACTTATACAATTGGTAGCTCCTGGGGTAAATTCCACCAGGGGTTTATATTTTGAGAATATCTTCATATCATGCTAGGGTGAGTTTATCTCCTTGACTTCAGTCCATCATAAAGGACCAACCTACTGTGGTCAACCTACTTCTATTTGAAGGGTCATGTCTTCTGGGATGATCCATGAGTAATGTGGGAAGAATTCTTGATGTTGAGGTTGCCTTAATAATATAACTAGGCATTATGTGGGGCCAGCTCAGCAATCCTGGCAGGAGATACTCACTTGAATCGGCTCTGCAGTTTGTTAGagaatacacacatacaaactgGCGCGATACTATTCAAGACATTACATAATGTCCC includes the following:
- the LOC128491367 gene encoding secreted frizzled-related protein 2-like, translated to MPSLAESLLFVGFLLGFSNAFDMGLSTKCVSIPTEFGLCYDTTYSEMRLPNLMGHTSMEGEVLPRAAEWESLVQTGCHADARTFICSVFAPVCMDTFIQPCRSMCVAVRDSCAPVLACRGQSWPESLDCDRFPRGEDMCLAPLSKDYIYMYKEIPQPVCQTCPAIEESVLTKSVLDAFCDNSFAVKVKLSKRMASSGFYQYETDGHIEFINQGHLLPYDTRNMISRWMLINERCSEEMVPSTRPVIYVIVGEIQFGKAVVNRIFHWQKKDFQLTQAIRKWRHHKC